The following proteins are encoded in a genomic region of Planococcus lenghuensis:
- the pglX gene encoding BREX-1 system adenine-specific DNA-methyltransferase PglX, with protein MNKTALKRFATEARRELLEKVELQARKIGITAEAIQQADVESSDAVFIDGKQLSDIERRQRNKLVARINDIGFRRVIDEAAYTWFNRFIALRFMEVNDYLPTKVRVLSTAEPDSTEPDMIKEALSLDLDIDKEKVYEWKVNNNTDALFKYLIKQHCNYLNRYMPFMFETIEDYTEILFPEGLLGTDSFVRRMTDTDFIPEDNWNKVEIVGWLYQYYISEENERVIRAKKRYKAEELPFATQLFTPEWIVRYMVQNALGRYWIESHPEHEDLIQNWEFFLKSQEPDDVLQEKLTPYINKDLNVEDIKCFDPAMGSGHILIYMFDVLYEIYSRCGYSEREIPRLIIENNLYGLDIDDRAYQLASFSTVMKALQYNKRFLRSIVRDGLALNFAAIQETNAISDEEVAFLAGESSGKDYESMKEFISQFRHAKAIGSLIKLQSHDENFLYERVAAIETLEGDLFEQELRDRTLNLYKQLIHQASLMSGKHDVFITNPPYAGNKYLTPEVADYLKENYLDVKADLFSSFFEYSFDVTKENGQIGFMSPFVWMFISSFEKFRQKMIGQKTISSLIQLEYSGFEGATVPICTFTLRNYNSELLGEYVKLTDFRGSTNQPTKTLEAVTEASVDYRYSFDQRNFSEIPGSPIAYWLSEDFVNIFIENQRIGEVAVTKQGSTIGDNNSFLRLWFEVSNMKNEKWVPCLKGGSYRKWYGNHDYLINWENNGARIKSTGRATIRSEKMLFREGISWSNITSGKSSFRIMEPGYFFESTSSVCFPKENNLYILGMLNTKISESVTKILNPTLHLQSGNVAAMPYLYDEKVGKEVERLVTGCIEIAKFDWDSYENSWNFKIHPLIRFKNKNLKQTFQDWEQKTNHLSKELRQKENRINEIFIESAKLNDEFTPEVDERDLGVRKADIGRDIRSFISYTVGCSFGRYSLDEEGLVHAGGDFNPSRYKSVPVNKDNILPILPDAYFEDDIVTRLVDFVQTTFGDETLEENLDFIADAVSRKKNETAREALRRYFLNDFYKDHVQVYKKRPIYWLFTSGKEKAFNCLIYMHRYDKTTLSRIRTDYLHEVQTRMDSEKKDLLQVIEGASTAQEVTAAKKELKVLDKKIDELKAYDEQLHHMADMQIEIDLDDGVKVNYAKFDGLVAKI; from the coding sequence ATGAACAAAACCGCATTGAAACGCTTCGCGACAGAAGCAAGAAGAGAACTATTGGAAAAAGTGGAACTGCAGGCGCGGAAAATCGGGATTACCGCAGAAGCGATCCAGCAAGCGGACGTTGAAAGCTCGGACGCTGTCTTTATCGACGGCAAACAGCTTTCCGATATAGAACGCCGGCAGCGCAATAAGCTTGTTGCACGAATTAATGACATCGGCTTCCGGCGGGTGATAGATGAAGCGGCATACACATGGTTCAACCGCTTCATCGCACTTCGCTTCATGGAAGTGAACGATTACTTGCCGACGAAAGTGCGGGTGCTGTCAACAGCAGAACCGGACAGCACAGAACCGGACATGATCAAAGAAGCACTGTCGCTTGACCTGGATATAGATAAAGAAAAAGTTTATGAATGGAAAGTGAACAACAATACAGATGCACTGTTCAAGTACCTCATCAAACAGCACTGCAACTACTTGAATCGCTATATGCCATTCATGTTCGAGACGATTGAAGACTATACGGAAATCCTGTTCCCGGAAGGGCTTCTCGGGACGGATTCCTTCGTGCGGAGAATGACAGATACCGACTTCATTCCTGAAGATAACTGGAATAAGGTTGAAATTGTAGGATGGCTTTATCAATACTATATTTCAGAAGAAAACGAGCGAGTTATTAGAGCGAAAAAGCGGTATAAAGCAGAAGAACTACCATTTGCTACACAATTATTCACGCCAGAATGGATTGTGCGCTACATGGTACAGAATGCTCTAGGACGATATTGGATTGAATCTCATCCTGAACATGAAGACCTGATTCAAAACTGGGAATTCTTTCTAAAAAGCCAAGAACCAGATGATGTTCTTCAGGAAAAGTTGACTCCTTATATTAATAAAGATCTTAATGTAGAAGACATAAAATGTTTTGATCCCGCGATGGGTAGTGGTCATATCTTGATCTATATGTTCGACGTGCTATATGAAATCTATAGCAGATGCGGTTACAGTGAACGGGAGATACCACGACTTATCATTGAGAATAATCTCTATGGTTTGGATATTGATGACCGAGCATATCAACTGGCCAGCTTTTCTACCGTAATGAAAGCTCTTCAGTATAATAAGCGCTTTTTGAGAAGTATAGTTCGAGATGGATTAGCGCTGAACTTTGCTGCAATCCAAGAGACGAATGCAATCAGCGATGAAGAAGTAGCTTTCTTGGCAGGAGAATCTTCAGGCAAGGATTACGAGTCAATGAAAGAATTCATTAGCCAATTCAGACATGCTAAAGCCATCGGTTCACTAATAAAACTTCAATCGCATGATGAGAATTTCCTATATGAGCGTGTGGCAGCAATTGAAACGCTTGAAGGAGATCTATTCGAGCAGGAGCTTAGAGATCGCACGCTCAACTTGTACAAGCAACTTATTCACCAAGCAAGTTTGATGAGCGGAAAGCACGATGTTTTTATCACAAATCCCCCGTATGCGGGTAATAAATATTTGACTCCGGAAGTAGCGGATTATTTAAAGGAAAACTATTTGGACGTAAAGGCAGATCTGTTCTCGTCATTTTTTGAGTATAGTTTTGATGTAACGAAAGAAAATGGACAAATAGGATTTATGTCTCCGTTTGTCTGGATGTTTATTTCCTCCTTCGAGAAATTTAGACAAAAAATGATCGGCCAAAAAACAATCAGTAGTTTAATCCAACTCGAGTATTCAGGTTTTGAGGGCGCCACAGTTCCTATTTGTACATTCACACTACGGAATTATAATAGCGAATTACTCGGTGAATATGTTAAGCTCACTGACTTTAGAGGATCAACTAATCAACCAACTAAGACGCTAGAGGCAGTAACAGAAGCTTCTGTGGACTATCGTTACTCTTTTGATCAAAGAAATTTTAGTGAAATTCCAGGAAGTCCAATTGCTTATTGGCTTAGCGAAGATTTTGTGAATATATTTATTGAAAACCAAAGAATTGGTGAAGTTGCAGTTACTAAACAGGGATCCACTATTGGTGATAATAATTCTTTTCTACGGCTATGGTTCGAAGTTAGTAACATGAAAAATGAGAAATGGGTTCCATGCTTGAAAGGTGGTTCTTATAGAAAATGGTATGGAAATCATGATTACCTAATCAATTGGGAAAACAACGGAGCAAGAATAAAAAGTACTGGAAGAGCAACAATACGAAGCGAAAAAATGTTATTTAGAGAAGGAATCTCTTGGTCAAACATAACTAGCGGTAAATCTTCTTTTAGAATAATGGAACCCGGATATTTTTTTGAAAGTACTTCGAGTGTGTGTTTTCCGAAAGAGAATAATTTATATATACTTGGTATGTTGAATACTAAAATTTCAGAAAGTGTAACAAAAATCCTAAATCCAACCCTACATTTACAATCTGGGAATGTTGCGGCTATGCCTTACTTGTATGATGAGAAAGTAGGCAAAGAAGTTGAGCGATTAGTAACTGGATGTATAGAGATAGCTAAATTCGATTGGGATTCTTATGAAAATTCGTGGAACTTTAAAATTCATCCCCTAATACGGTTTAAGAATAAAAATTTAAAACAGACATTTCAAGACTGGGAACAAAAAACAAATCACTTATCAAAAGAACTAAGACAAAAAGAGAATCGGATTAATGAAATATTTATTGAAAGTGCAAAATTAAATGATGAGTTTACTCCAGAAGTAGACGAAAGAGATTTAGGAGTACGGAAAGCAGATATAGGACGAGACATCAGAAGTTTTATCTCATATACAGTTGGGTGCTCTTTCGGTCGCTATTCTCTTGATGAGGAAGGCCTTGTTCATGCAGGAGGAGATTTCAATCCTTCTCGCTATAAGAGTGTCCCGGTAAATAAGGATAATATTTTACCGATATTGCCTGATGCTTATTTCGAGGATGATATCGTAACAAGGCTCGTCGACTTTGTCCAAACCACTTTTGGTGACGAAACACTCGAAGAAAATTTAGATTTTATTGCAGATGCAGTTAGCCGAAAGAAGAACGAAACAGCAAGAGAAGCTCTTCGACGCTATTTCTTGAATGATTTTTATAAGGACCATGTTCAAGTGTACAAGAAGCGACCAATATACTGGTTGTTCACTTCCGGTAAGGAGAAGGCATTCAATTGTCTCATCTATATGCACCGCTATGATAAGACGACGCTTTCTCGAATCCGTACAGATTATCTTCACGAAGTGCAGACACGGATGGATTCTGAAAAGAAGGATTTACTGCAAGTCATTGAAGGGGCTTCGACTGCCCAGGAAGTCACCGCAGCTAAAAAAGAGTTGAAAGTGCTCGATAAGAAAATCGATGAGCTGAAAGCGTATGATGAGCAACTTCATCATATGGCGGATATGCAGATTGAAATTGACCTTGATGACGGCGTGAAA
- the brxC gene encoding BREX system P-loop protein BrxC: MQIKDMFQKDIERDIRGVIKVAQTSEEDIHQELDEYVVTKELHKHLSKFYENYQKGINGKTDKMGVWISGFFGSGKSHFLKILSYLLKNQEVKGKRPVDFFEDKVLDPLVYANMQKTAGVETETILFNIDAKGGLDNKSKEDAILRVFLKVFYEHRGYYGDIPGVAEMEKYLDDQGVYGDFKAAFETAAGESWEERRNSFYFDADYVIGALTKVTDMSEDSARNWFENGVNNYEISIEKFAKDVKDYVDSKGPNFHLIFLVDEVGQYIGDSRSLMLNLQTLTEELGAHAYGKVWVMVTSQESIDSIVKVKGDDFSRIQGRFDTRLSLSSISVDEVIKKRILLKNDVAEDKLEAIYPEKSAILKNLISFKESTADLRGFDNDQEFAGMYPFVPYQFKLLQNVFEQIRKHGSSGKHLSEGERSMLSAFKEAALRYKDAEEGMLIPFHAFYDTIKEFLNPSVSRVIESAAVNPVLEDDQFNIDLLKVLFMIKYVKELPANIDNIATLMVTQIDEDKLELKEKIKTSLRKLMTQTLIQKNGDLYVFLTDDEQDINREIKQQNIDEEIIKRELANYIFQDLYDDKRFNYNREYSFAFNQKMDEKNYGNQTASIGLHVLSPLSDHYHKSDQELMMMTSGNGEMIIKLGGTGAFTEEMEEALRIEEYRKKKNITQLPENIQNILNNKQAEVRERRRRVRELLEDAIKSAAFYINGDQADVKGSSVKEKINSGMKQLVDNVYTKLNYIKEHTENERALISILSADSDQLSLDGQMDTNPNTAARREVKEFIDLQDQINKQVRVKLLYDRYQDKPYGWKQLDVAAVIAELLKEQQIRVRYNSEYLDPETDTNKLLQVFGRPAEADKGIILKRVKTDEKLIRTAKSICKEVFNTTALSEDEDGLIKDIQLLIEKQISDINSLKAQYQGKKYPGLSLLDKGLEYFGEFDNRLDNVSFLTKLKDLEDDLLDWDEDIEKVQSFFRSNQKELFEKGLQETKQYEENEAYLTDQEANTAYSKLKGILEKPVPYNEIKDIPELVNQLQTQFEEALAEKKAEAKTKIENHQKEVMSQAGDYGVEPETKAQAEKYYGNLLENLQQQKDIIKVDAAISQSSSFKEKIERQIRWDIAEWKRKRTVEPVDPGGKVVEPPTVEPNKHQMRLRELTNEVTIIKTEEDVDRYINLLSTKLKNIIKSNKHIEFVE, from the coding sequence ATGCAAATTAAAGACATGTTCCAGAAAGATATCGAACGGGACATCCGGGGCGTCATTAAAGTCGCACAAACGAGTGAAGAAGATATTCATCAGGAACTCGATGAATATGTCGTAACAAAAGAATTACATAAGCATCTGTCGAAGTTCTATGAGAACTACCAAAAAGGTATAAATGGTAAGACCGATAAAATGGGTGTCTGGATTTCAGGTTTCTTCGGCTCTGGTAAATCTCACTTCCTGAAAATCCTGTCGTATCTTCTGAAAAACCAGGAAGTCAAAGGCAAACGACCGGTCGATTTCTTTGAAGATAAAGTACTAGATCCGCTTGTCTATGCCAATATGCAGAAAACAGCCGGTGTGGAGACGGAAACCATTCTGTTCAACATCGATGCGAAAGGCGGCTTGGACAATAAATCAAAAGAAGATGCAATTCTCCGCGTCTTCCTGAAAGTGTTTTACGAGCACCGAGGTTATTACGGGGATATTCCGGGCGTTGCTGAAATGGAGAAATACCTTGATGACCAAGGCGTTTACGGGGATTTCAAGGCAGCGTTCGAGACAGCTGCGGGTGAATCGTGGGAGGAACGCAGAAACTCGTTCTACTTCGATGCAGACTATGTAATCGGCGCATTAACAAAAGTGACGGATATGTCTGAAGACTCCGCCAGAAATTGGTTTGAGAATGGTGTTAATAATTACGAAATCAGCATCGAGAAGTTCGCAAAAGACGTAAAGGATTATGTCGATTCAAAAGGACCGAACTTCCACCTAATTTTCCTTGTCGATGAAGTCGGCCAGTATATCGGTGACAGCCGGAGCCTGATGCTGAACTTACAGACACTGACGGAGGAACTTGGAGCACATGCATATGGAAAAGTATGGGTGATGGTCACGTCTCAGGAAAGCATCGACAGCATCGTCAAAGTGAAAGGCGATGACTTTTCTCGTATCCAAGGCCGTTTTGACACACGCCTGTCGCTGTCTTCCATCTCAGTCGACGAAGTAATCAAAAAGCGGATTTTGCTGAAAAACGATGTTGCTGAGGATAAACTGGAAGCGATTTATCCAGAGAAAAGTGCGATTCTCAAAAATTTGATCTCCTTCAAAGAAAGCACGGCAGATCTCCGTGGCTTCGATAATGACCAAGAGTTTGCAGGGATGTATCCATTTGTTCCATACCAGTTCAAACTGCTGCAGAACGTATTCGAACAGATCCGGAAACATGGTTCTTCCGGTAAGCATTTATCCGAAGGTGAACGTTCTATGCTATCTGCCTTTAAAGAAGCGGCATTGCGCTATAAGGATGCGGAAGAAGGAATGCTCATTCCTTTCCATGCATTCTACGATACCATTAAGGAATTTCTGAATCCATCCGTCTCCCGTGTTATTGAAAGTGCGGCGGTCAATCCTGTGCTCGAAGATGATCAATTCAATATCGATCTGTTAAAAGTACTGTTCATGATCAAGTATGTGAAAGAACTGCCAGCGAATATCGATAACATTGCCACATTAATGGTAACGCAAATCGATGAAGACAAACTGGAGCTGAAAGAAAAAATCAAGACAAGCCTCCGGAAATTAATGACACAAACACTGATCCAGAAAAACGGGGATTTGTATGTATTCCTTACTGACGACGAGCAGGACATCAACCGGGAAATCAAGCAGCAGAACATTGACGAAGAAATCATTAAACGAGAGCTTGCAAATTATATTTTCCAGGACTTATACGACGACAAGCGCTTTAACTATAATCGTGAGTATTCGTTCGCGTTTAATCAAAAAATGGACGAAAAGAATTACGGCAACCAGACGGCGAGCATCGGCCTTCACGTGCTATCACCATTATCGGACCATTACCACAAATCTGATCAAGAACTCATGATGATGACGTCCGGTAACGGAGAGATGATTATCAAATTGGGCGGCACTGGCGCGTTTACGGAAGAGATGGAAGAAGCACTTCGCATCGAGGAGTATCGCAAGAAAAAGAACATCACGCAATTACCGGAGAACATTCAAAATATCTTGAACAATAAACAGGCCGAAGTGCGTGAACGTCGGCGCCGTGTCCGTGAATTGCTGGAAGATGCGATCAAGTCTGCAGCGTTTTATATCAACGGTGACCAAGCAGATGTCAAAGGCTCTTCTGTGAAAGAAAAAATCAATAGCGGTATGAAACAGCTTGTCGATAACGTCTACACAAAGTTGAACTACATCAAAGAACACACAGAAAACGAACGGGCGCTAATTTCTATCCTTTCCGCTGATTCAGATCAGTTGTCCCTCGATGGCCAGATGGACACGAATCCGAACACGGCTGCCAGACGGGAAGTCAAAGAATTCATTGATTTGCAAGACCAGATAAACAAGCAAGTGCGCGTAAAGTTGCTATATGACCGCTATCAGGACAAACCATACGGTTGGAAGCAGCTCGACGTCGCAGCGGTCATTGCTGAACTGCTGAAAGAGCAACAGATCCGCGTCCGTTACAACTCAGAGTACTTGGATCCTGAGACTGATACGAATAAATTACTGCAAGTATTCGGCAGACCAGCGGAAGCTGATAAAGGCATCATTTTGAAGCGAGTGAAGACAGACGAGAAACTGATTCGGACAGCAAAATCGATTTGCAAAGAAGTATTCAATACGACTGCCTTATCTGAAGACGAGGACGGATTGATCAAAGACATCCAGTTGCTTATTGAAAAACAGATATCAGATATTAATAGTCTGAAAGCACAATACCAGGGCAAAAAGTACCCGGGGTTAAGTCTGTTGGATAAAGGGCTCGAGTACTTCGGCGAATTTGATAACCGACTCGATAACGTCTCATTTCTGACAAAGCTGAAAGATCTCGAAGACGATTTATTAGACTGGGATGAAGACATAGAAAAGGTTCAGAGTTTCTTTAGATCAAATCAGAAAGAACTATTCGAGAAGGGTCTTCAGGAAACAAAGCAGTATGAGGAGAATGAGGCTTACCTGACGGATCAGGAGGCCAATACAGCTTATAGTAAGCTAAAAGGCATTTTGGAGAAGCCGGTCCCTTACAATGAAATCAAGGATATTCCGGAACTAGTGAATCAACTGCAAACGCAGTTCGAAGAGGCATTGGCCGAGAAAAAAGCAGAAGCTAAAACAAAAATTGAAAATCATCAGAAAGAGGTTATGTCTCAGGCCGGAGATTATGGTGTTGAACCGGAAACGAAAGCACAGGCTGAAAAGTATTATGGAAATTTACTTGAGAATCTCCAACAACAGAAGGATATCATCAAAGTAGATGCGGCGATCTCACAGAGTTCAAGCTTTAAAGAGAAGATCGAACGGCAGATTAGATGGGATATTGCTGAATGGAAACGGAAGAGAACGGTGGAGCCAGTTGACCCTGGCGGAAAAGTAGTGGAGCCGCCAACCGTGGAGCCTAATAAACATCAAATGCGGCTTAGAGAACTAACAAATGAAGTTACGATAATAAAGACAGAAGAAGACGTAGATAGATACATTAATCTGCTATCTACAAAACTAAAGAATATTATCAAATCCAATAAGCATATTGAATTCGTCGAGTAG